A window of Pantoea agglomerans contains these coding sequences:
- a CDS encoding ABC transporter substrate-binding protein — protein MKKIFTLALGFTSLLGSASPLLAADAPHSGGSLTVGVETEPTTFNPQLNGQDKAEITLRNFWESLLARRPDGSFVPWLAESYQISPDGKTLRFTLRHDVTFSNGEKLNAQAVAENFRHTQDARYCAGTSLCLMGTHIASIETPDDTTVVINLNATYSPFLSFAAGLQILAPASWQSTQLKSGGKEIAGTGPFILDSYEKGQQVTFVRNPNYRWAPATAKHQGPAYLERVTYRFLPESSVRTGALLSGQVDAIEGISGNDAGEFKDNGDFTYQHALNTGTPYSLFLNVDYGPTQDVRVRQALLQGLEIDPLLKSVYRGERTRAWGITSPVDPLYDKALEGKYGNQPDAANRLLDEAGWSARDSEGFRTKAGQRLRIELIQAQATVRDQRDVLLQAIQAQARQRLGVDLKLNYVDSGTYTEVRASSKFGTIANSNTPTDGVDIENHYRPIKQGGAINYSRVNDAQINALLDKAAGTLDIAQRRQAYSDLQTRALTELALALPLYEPEDQLATASYVHGYGFRSYKQMPESVYDVWLSEH, from the coding sequence ATGAAAAAGATTTTTACCCTGGCGCTGGGTTTCACCTCTCTGTTGGGAAGCGCATCACCTCTGCTGGCCGCTGACGCGCCGCACAGCGGCGGCAGTTTGACGGTTGGCGTCGAGACCGAACCTACCACCTTTAACCCGCAGCTCAACGGCCAGGACAAAGCAGAGATCACCCTGCGTAATTTCTGGGAATCGCTGCTGGCGCGCCGCCCCGACGGCAGCTTTGTGCCCTGGCTGGCGGAGAGCTATCAGATCAGCCCGGACGGCAAAACGCTGCGCTTTACGCTGCGCCACGACGTCACCTTCTCCAACGGCGAAAAGCTGAACGCCCAGGCGGTAGCGGAGAATTTCCGCCATACCCAGGATGCCCGATATTGCGCGGGCACCAGCCTGTGTCTGATGGGCACCCATATCGCCAGCATTGAGACGCCGGACGATACCACTGTGGTGATTAATCTCAACGCCACCTATTCGCCGTTCCTGTCGTTCGCCGCCGGGCTGCAGATCCTTGCGCCCGCCAGCTGGCAGTCGACGCAGCTCAAGTCGGGCGGCAAAGAGATTGCAGGCACCGGGCCGTTTATTCTTGACAGCTACGAGAAGGGGCAGCAGGTCACCTTCGTGCGAAACCCGAACTACCGCTGGGCGCCCGCCACGGCGAAGCACCAGGGACCGGCCTATCTTGAGCGCGTCACCTACCGGTTCCTGCCGGAATCTTCGGTGCGCACCGGCGCGCTGCTCTCCGGCCAGGTGGACGCCATCGAAGGCATCTCCGGCAACGACGCGGGCGAATTTAAAGACAACGGCGACTTCACCTACCAGCACGCGCTCAATACCGGCACGCCATATTCGCTGTTCCTTAACGTCGACTATGGCCCGACGCAGGATGTGCGCGTGCGCCAGGCGCTGCTGCAGGGGCTGGAGATCGATCCGCTGCTGAAATCGGTCTATCGCGGCGAACGCACCCGCGCGTGGGGCATCACCTCGCCGGTCGATCCGCTGTATGACAAGGCGCTGGAGGGCAAATATGGCAATCAGCCAGACGCCGCCAACAGGCTGCTGGATGAGGCGGGCTGGAGCGCGCGCGACAGCGAAGGATTCCGCACCAAAGCGGGCCAGCGGCTGCGCATCGAGCTGATCCAGGCGCAGGCAACGGTGCGCGACCAGCGCGACGTGCTGCTGCAGGCGATTCAGGCGCAGGCGCGCCAGCGGCTCGGCGTCGACCTGAAACTCAACTATGTCGATTCCGGCACCTACACCGAGGTGCGCGCCAGCAGCAAGTTCGGCACCATCGCCAACTCCAATACGCCTACCGACGGCGTCGATATAGAAAACCACTACCGGCCGATCAAACAGGGCGGCGCTATCAACTACAGCCGCGTTAACGATGCGCAGATCAACGCGCTGCTCGATAAGGCCGCCGGCACGCTGGATATCGCCCAGCGCCGTCAGGCCTATAGCGATCTGCAAACGCGGGCGCTGACCGAGCTTGCGCTGGCGCTGCCGCTCTACGAGCCGGAAGACCAGCTTGCCACGGCCAGCTACGTGCACGGCTACGGCTTCCGCAGCTACAAACAGATGCCGGAAAGCGTTTACGACGTCTGGCTTAGCGAACACTAA
- a CDS encoding ABC transporter permease, giving the protein MSLESIATRAPRKPTPSFWRNALARRIAGRLSGGVLVLWAAVTLAFLGVHLAPGDIVSLLIGEQVRTAAIEAAIRAEWGLNEPLWLQYLHYLWRVLHGDFGRSYILNTEVSHLLATQLWPTIKLTLAALLVSILFAVAVAVSTAHRRWGRRAANAVELLLASTPSFWMGIVLLFVFSFTLRWFPVAGDRTLSALVLPALALGLAQGAVVAQLLRRELERALDAPFTLTLRAWGIGETTIRLRHALRHAALPAVTLTGWLVGGLLSGAVITEQVFGRPGLGKLTVDAVLAKDLPVVLAVAILSALIYVVMSTLVDILALWIDPRLRGENQ; this is encoded by the coding sequence ATGAGTCTGGAGAGCATCGCAACCCGCGCGCCGCGTAAGCCGACGCCCTCATTCTGGCGCAATGCGCTGGCGCGGCGCATTGCCGGGCGGCTGTCTGGCGGCGTGCTGGTGCTGTGGGCGGCCGTTACGCTGGCGTTTCTCGGCGTGCATCTGGCGCCGGGCGACATTGTGAGCCTGCTGATTGGCGAACAGGTGCGCACGGCGGCCATTGAGGCGGCGATCCGCGCCGAATGGGGGCTGAACGAACCTTTGTGGCTGCAATATCTGCACTATTTATGGCGCGTGCTGCACGGCGATTTCGGGCGCTCCTACATCCTTAATACCGAGGTGAGCCATCTGCTGGCAACGCAGCTGTGGCCCACCATCAAGCTGACGCTGGCGGCGCTGCTGGTGAGCATTCTCTTCGCCGTGGCGGTGGCGGTCAGCACCGCGCATCGCCGCTGGGGCCGCCGCGCGGCCAACGCGGTGGAGCTGCTGCTGGCTTCGACGCCGTCGTTCTGGATGGGCATCGTGCTGCTGTTTGTTTTCAGCTTTACGCTGCGCTGGTTCCCGGTGGCGGGCGACCGCACGCTCTCGGCGCTGGTGCTGCCTGCGCTGGCGCTGGGACTGGCGCAGGGCGCGGTGGTGGCCCAGCTGCTGCGGCGCGAGCTGGAGCGCGCGCTGGATGCTCCCTTTACCCTGACGCTGCGCGCCTGGGGCATCGGCGAAACCACTATTCGTTTGCGCCACGCGCTGCGCCATGCCGCCTTGCCCGCCGTCACCCTGACCGGCTGGCTGGTGGGCGGCCTGCTGAGCGGTGCGGTGATCACTGAGCAGGTGTTTGGCCGGCCCGGACTTGGCAAGCTGACGGTCGACGCGGTGCTGGCGAAAGATCTGCCGGTGGTGCTGGCGGTCGCCATTTTATCGGCGTTGATCTACGTGGTGATGAGCACGCTGGTGGACATTCTGGCGCTGTGGATCGATCCGCGCCTGCGTGGGGAGAACCAATAA
- a CDS encoding ABC transporter permease, which translates to MQAILQRVSFALPAAVWAAIGFLFLLLLAVVAPQWLAHSDPLLADPLNAQLPPSAQHWLGTDQLGRDLLTRVIYGSRYSLLISVAAMALAVLFGTLLGLAAALARGIVDELLSRAVDVISAFPDLLLALMLIAFTGPGTSNLIIALGVASVPRFARVVRAQTWRVMTSGYVEQARTFGLSRSTLILRHILPHAIAQVPALATLGLGTAIIGAAGLSFLGMGPQPPTAEWGLMLAEGRNYLRNAWWIAVWPGLFITLTVIAVNTLGRYWQARFEGGEA; encoded by the coding sequence ATGCAAGCCATTCTGCAACGCGTTTCCTTTGCGCTGCCCGCCGCGGTATGGGCAGCGATCGGCTTTCTGTTTCTGCTGCTACTGGCGGTGGTCGCCCCGCAGTGGCTGGCGCACAGCGATCCGCTGCTGGCCGACCCGCTCAACGCTCAGCTACCGCCGTCTGCACAGCACTGGCTTGGGACCGATCAGCTTGGACGCGACCTGCTGACGCGAGTGATCTACGGCAGCCGCTATTCGCTGCTGATCAGCGTGGCGGCGATGGCGCTGGCGGTGCTGTTCGGCACGCTGCTGGGGCTGGCCGCCGCGCTCGCCCGCGGCATCGTCGACGAGCTGCTGAGCCGCGCGGTAGACGTGATCTCCGCCTTTCCCGATCTGCTGCTGGCGCTGATGCTGATCGCCTTTACCGGGCCAGGCACCAGCAATTTGATTATCGCGCTCGGGGTGGCGTCGGTGCCGCGCTTTGCCCGCGTGGTGCGCGCGCAAACCTGGCGCGTGATGACCTCCGGCTACGTTGAGCAGGCGCGCACCTTCGGCCTGTCGCGCTCCACGCTGATCCTGCGCCATATTCTGCCGCACGCCATTGCGCAGGTACCTGCGCTGGCGACGCTGGGGCTGGGCACCGCCATTATCGGCGCCGCCGGGCTGAGCTTTCTCGGCATGGGGCCGCAGCCGCCGACCGCGGAATGGGGGCTGATGCTGGCGGAAGGACGTAACTATCTGCGCAACGCCTGGTGGATCGCCGTTTGGCCCGGCCTGTTTATCACCCTGACGGTGATCGCCGTCAACACGCTGGGCCGCTACTGGCAGGCGCGTTTTGAAGGAGGCGAAGCATGA
- a CDS encoding dipeptide ABC transporter ATP-binding protein, which translates to MNPVIDIQNLSIRFGPHYVVKNLDLQVQPGESVALVGESGSGKTLTARSLSGLLPEGATLSADRFVIDGRDMRQAGREAWRALRGRRIGYVLQDALVSLDPLRRIGQQLADALRAAGQRGALEAQSIRLLQAAGISDAESRLARYPHQLSGGQRQRALIAAALAASPALLIADEPTTALDMTVQRQILQLLAQRRRDGHALLLISHDLAVVSELADRVLVMRDGEVVEQGRSELLLAQPQHPWTQRLLHAVPTPATRGLRLSATEPTPLPPRPQPGNAPLLEAIGLNKTYGDRQVLNNIHFRLHSGETLGVVGESGSGKTSLVKVVMGLTEPDSGTLLLEGSRWDRLHEKARRARRARLQLIAQDPYSSFDPRYTVEKIIGESLDSAGIFGDARRQRVRQLLDEVQLGDRFLDRYPQQLSGGQRQRVAIARAFAPNPALLVADEPVSALDVSVQAQVLDLLADMQAEHGTALLFISHDLGVIQHLADRVLVMQNGQVVESGDLRQVFDAPQHPWTQKLLQALPVLPAWRPAVA; encoded by the coding sequence ATGAACCCGGTTATCGACATTCAGAATCTCTCGATCCGTTTTGGCCCGCACTACGTGGTGAAAAACCTCGACCTGCAGGTGCAGCCGGGCGAATCGGTGGCGCTGGTAGGGGAGTCCGGCTCCGGCAAAACCCTGACGGCGCGCAGCCTCTCTGGGCTGTTGCCAGAAGGGGCGACGCTCAGCGCCGATCGCTTTGTTATCGACGGGCGCGATATGCGCCAGGCCGGGCGCGAGGCGTGGCGCGCGCTGCGCGGGCGACGCATCGGCTACGTATTACAGGACGCGCTGGTTTCGCTCGATCCGCTGCGCCGTATCGGGCAGCAGCTGGCGGATGCGCTTCGCGCCGCCGGACAGCGCGGCGCGCTGGAGGCGCAAAGTATCCGGCTGTTGCAGGCCGCAGGCATTAGCGACGCGGAAAGCCGGCTGGCGCGCTACCCGCACCAGCTTTCCGGCGGGCAGCGCCAGCGCGCCTTGATCGCCGCCGCGCTGGCGGCCAGCCCGGCGCTGCTGATTGCCGATGAGCCGACCACGGCGCTTGATATGACGGTGCAGCGGCAGATCCTGCAGCTGCTGGCGCAGCGACGCCGCGACGGTCACGCGTTGCTGCTGATCAGCCACGATCTGGCGGTGGTGTCTGAGCTGGCGGATCGCGTGCTGGTGATGCGCGACGGCGAAGTCGTGGAGCAGGGCCGCAGTGAGCTGCTGCTGGCACAGCCGCAGCATCCCTGGACGCAGCGGCTGCTGCACGCGGTGCCGACGCCCGCCACGCGCGGCCTGCGCCTGAGCGCGACCGAGCCAACGCCGCTGCCGCCGCGTCCGCAGCCCGGCAACGCGCCGCTGCTGGAGGCGATCGGTCTCAACAAGACCTACGGCGATCGTCAGGTATTGAACAATATTCACTTCCGCCTGCATTCGGGCGAAACCCTCGGCGTGGTGGGCGAATCTGGCTCGGGCAAAACCTCGCTGGTGAAAGTGGTGATGGGGCTGACCGAGCCGGACAGCGGCACGCTGCTGCTGGAGGGCAGTCGCTGGGATCGTCTCCATGAGAAAGCGCGCCGCGCACGACGGGCGCGCCTGCAGCTGATTGCTCAGGACCCGTATAGCTCCTTCGATCCGCGCTACACCGTGGAGAAGATTATTGGCGAAAGCCTCGACAGCGCGGGCATTTTCGGCGATGCGCGTCGCCAGCGCGTGCGTCAGCTGCTGGATGAGGTGCAGCTCGGCGACCGTTTCCTCGACCGCTATCCGCAGCAGCTCTCCGGCGGCCAGCGCCAGCGCGTCGCCATCGCGCGCGCCTTTGCGCCCAATCCTGCGCTGCTGGTGGCGGATGAGCCAGTCAGCGCGCTCGACGTGTCAGTGCAGGCGCAGGTGCTGGATCTGCTGGCCGATATGCAGGCCGAGCACGGCACCGCACTGCTGTTTATTTCTCACGACCTCGGCGTTATCCAGCATCTCGCCGATCGCGTGCTGGTGATGCAAAACGGTCAGGTGGTCGAGAGCGGCGATCTGCGTCAGGTGTTCGACGCGCCGCAGCATCCCTGGACGCAAAAACTGTTACAGGCCTTGCCAGTGCTTCCCGCCTGGCGGCCCGCCGTCGCATAA
- a CDS encoding LLM class flavin-dependent oxidoreductase, which produces MSQTQRQLRLGAIIQGASGNMSAWRHPDAVADASINVDYVLDLARKAEQAKIDFLFVADGLYITPQSIPHFLNRFEPITLLSALSLVTKNIGLVATLSTSYSEPFTVARQFASLDHLSGGRAGWNVVTSPLEGSAKNFSRASHPEHDERYRVASEYLDVVKGLWDSWEADAFVRDKASGQFFDADKLHTLNHKGKYFSVQGPLNVGRSPQGRPVVFQAGASEAGKAFAAEAADAIYTRQNSPEQAREFREDVRRRLVARGRSADDIRVFQGISVIIGDSQADAERRYQQTAELVTLEKALAYLGRYFEHHDFSQYDVDAPFPEIGDLGENSFRSTTDAIKRNARARGLTLRQAALEEATPRPTFLGTAQQVADGLAEWFLSGAADGFVVRGGTPTAFDDFVAQVIPLLQARGIYRQAYEGATLRENLGLAEPENQFAGRRQQVA; this is translated from the coding sequence ATGAGTCAGACACAACGCCAGCTGCGGCTGGGCGCTATTATTCAGGGCGCATCCGGCAATATGTCCGCCTGGCGTCACCCCGACGCGGTGGCCGATGCCAGCATCAACGTTGATTACGTCCTGGATCTGGCGCGCAAGGCGGAGCAGGCGAAAATCGACTTTCTGTTCGTTGCTGACGGCCTCTACATTACGCCGCAGTCGATTCCCCATTTTCTTAACCGCTTCGAGCCGATTACGCTGCTGTCGGCGCTGTCGCTGGTCACCAAAAATATTGGGCTGGTGGCGACACTCTCTACCTCCTACAGCGAGCCATTTACCGTGGCGCGCCAGTTCGCCAGCCTCGATCACCTCAGCGGCGGCCGCGCTGGCTGGAACGTGGTGACCTCGCCGCTAGAAGGCTCGGCGAAGAATTTCTCACGCGCCAGCCATCCAGAGCATGACGAGCGCTATCGCGTCGCCAGCGAATATCTTGACGTGGTGAAAGGGCTGTGGGACTCGTGGGAGGCGGACGCATTTGTGCGCGACAAGGCGAGCGGCCAGTTCTTCGACGCCGACAAGCTGCACACGCTGAACCATAAAGGCAAATACTTCTCGGTGCAGGGGCCGCTTAACGTTGGCCGTTCGCCGCAGGGCCGTCCGGTGGTGTTCCAGGCGGGCGCGTCGGAAGCGGGCAAAGCCTTTGCCGCTGAGGCCGCCGACGCGATATATACCCGACAGAACTCGCCGGAGCAGGCGCGCGAGTTTCGCGAAGACGTGCGCCGTCGGCTGGTGGCGCGCGGCCGGAGCGCCGACGATATTCGCGTGTTTCAGGGCATCAGCGTCATTATTGGCGACAGCCAGGCCGACGCGGAGCGCCGCTATCAGCAGACTGCGGAACTGGTCACGCTCGAAAAGGCGCTGGCGTATCTCGGCCGCTACTTCGAACACCATGACTTCAGCCAGTACGATGTCGACGCGCCGTTCCCGGAGATTGGCGATCTTGGCGAAAATAGCTTTCGCAGCACCACCGACGCCATTAAGCGCAATGCGCGTGCGCGCGGCCTGACGCTGCGCCAGGCGGCACTGGAAGAGGCGACACCGCGTCCGACCTTCCTCGGCACCGCGCAGCAGGTGGCGGACGGCCTGGCGGAGTGGTTCCTCAGCGGGGCGGCTGACGGTTTTGTGGTGCGCGGCGGCACGCCGACGGCGTTCGACGATTTTGTCGCACAGGTGATCCCGCTGTTGCAGGCGCGCGGCATCTATCGTCAGGCGTATGAAGGCGCGACGCTGCGCGAAAATCTCGGGCTGGCCGAGCCGGAAAACCAGTTTGCCGGGCGCCGCCAGCAGGTCGCCTGA